In Crassostrea angulata isolate pt1a10 chromosome 4, ASM2561291v2, whole genome shotgun sequence, one genomic interval encodes:
- the LOC128179755 gene encoding zinc finger protein 43-like yields MSKNREGELDSKIKSLIKATENQQSCPKETTENIQVHVGKKNKKSSKESIENIQTHVDNEIRKSRRKNPPRRIVVKEVDNHCDLCGEDFSNSNTYLLHLKKCGDNCSLTVNESNSKRRTREDSLSEDGEGTAIPVRKCGGKVSCDHCYEKVWHSELKEHIQEVHGISDMYTCCHCSAVFDSRRLYSSHMRYEHDDKKAFKCSFCNNAYELYESLKRHNRIHNKELALTCDECGKSFAEKITLKRHKTIHTGEKPFCCKVCGMAFRDPSTMRKHVKRHSSERPFSCETCGKMFASTYDMRKHARIHLNDEERPYKCEVCGKAFYLIAAMKTHMRTHTGERIFKCDVCGRAFCDSRNLWAHKKIHTDERDHRCDECGVAFRWSCNLVRHMKTVHDGRKEFICSQCGKGFGQKGALTVHLRIHSGERPFSCEECGKSFTDKSSLYHHLETHQKVKPFPCEVCGRRFGRGYVLKRHMNRHVRKMVSRVMNSNENHTEILIQDSEPDLNLLAGAEEMSDVNDDEENDEYDEYVGDEEDQAQNNSSSAENSLNESESSVEAMTSQ; encoded by the exons ATGTCAAAGAACAGAGAGGGAGAGCTAGACAGTAAAATTAAAAGCCTCATCAAAGCTACCGAAAACCAGCAATCCTGTCCGAAAGAAACAACAGAAAACATTCAAGTTCATGTgggaaaaaagaataaaaaatcttcaaaagaaTCAATTGAAAACATTCAAACTCATGTGGATAATGAGATTAGAAAATCCCGGCGGAAGAATCCGCCCAGACGGATAGTGGTTAAGGAGGTGGATAACCACTGTGATTTGTGTGGAGAAGACTTCAGTAACAGCAACACTTATCTCCTCCACCTAAAGAAATGTGGTGATAACTGCTCGCTTACTGTTAATGAGTCAAACAGCAAAAGACGAACCAGGGAAGACTCGTTGAGCGAAGATGGCGAAGGGACAGCAATTCCAGTCAGAAAATGCGGGGGAAAGGTGTCATGTGACCACTGTTATGAAAAAGTCTGGCATAGTGAGCTGAAGGAACACATACAGGAAGTTCACGGAATCTCCGACATGTACACCTGTTGCCACTGTTCTGCGGTGTTTGACTCACGGCGGTTGTATTCCTCTCACATGCGATATGAGCACGATGACAAAAAGGCCTTTAAATGCTCATTCTGTAACAATGCGTACGAGCTGTACGAATCACTGAAGAGACACAACCGCATCCACAACAAAGAGCTTGCACTTACATGTGATGAATGTGGCAAATCGTTTGCAGAGAAAATCACTCTGAAAAGACACAAAACTATTCACACAG GAGAGAAGCCATTCTGTTGTAAGGTTTGTGGCATGGCATTCCGTGACCCCAGCACCATGAGAAAACATGTGAAGCGTCACAGCTCCGAGCGGCCATTTTCCTGTGAGACTTGCGGGAAGATGTTTGCCAGTACGTATGACATGAGGAAACATGCCAGGATTCACCTCAATGATGAAGAGAGGCCATACAAGTGTGAG GTATGCGGTAAAGCCTTCTATTTGATAGCAGCCATGAAGACCCACATGCGGACCCACACTGGGGAGAGAATCTTTAAGTGTGACGTCTGTGGTCGGGCTTTCTGTGACTCGCGGAACCTGTGGGCCCACAAGAAGATTCACACAGATGAGCGGGACCACAGGTGCGATGAGTGCGGGGTTGCCTTCAGGTGGAGCTGTAACCTAGTCCGCCACATGAAGACAGTTCATGACGGCAGGAAGGAGTTTATCTGTAGCCAGTGTGGGAAAGGGTTCGGACAGAAGGGAGCACTGACTGTGCATCTCCGAATTCACAGTGGAGAGCGGCCATTTTCTTGCGAAGAATGCGGGAAAAGTTTTACGGACAAAAGCTCTCTGTACCATCATCTGGAGACTCATCAGAAAGTTAAGCCCTTTCCTTGCGAGGTATGTGGAAGGAGATTCGGCAGGGGCTATGTGCTGAAGCGCCACATGAACCGCCACGTTAGAAAGATGGTTAGTCGTGTTATGAACTCCAATGAAAATCACACTGAAATATTGATCCAAGACTCGGAGCCTGACCTTAACTTACTGGCAGGGGCCGAGGAAATGAGTGATGTGAATGACGATGAAGAAAACGATGAATATGATGAATATGTAGGAGACGAGGAAGACCAGGCACAAAATAATTCGTCTTCAGCGGAAAACAGTTTGAATGAATCCGAAAGTTCAGTTGAGGCCATGACCAGCCAGTGA
- the LOC128181129 gene encoding uncharacterized protein LOC128181129 — MVSTRKFVCIKDEKYAIRPMLPTTAFRTTVTSLDNSSNNINQVSKSNPNSDETTSTLSSAYFTVESTDGGLNFTDKITFPVPSSETEVGKMTTQKIVADFQNVDRTLTGSKSESVKDTKLSPDLVEITEKEKLTKSLVCCNPSLV, encoded by the exons ATGGTGTCAACCAGGAAATTTGTCTGCATTaaag acGAAAAATACGCAATAAGACCAATGCTGCCAACGACCGCTTTCCGAACTACAGTGACGTCACTCGACAACTCGAGCAATAACATCAACCAAGTTTCCAAATCGAACCCAAACAGTGATGAAACCACCTCAACTTTATCTTCTGCCTACTTTACTGTAGAATCCACTGATGGTGGGCTAAACTTTACGGACAAAATAACATTTCCTGTCCCATCCTCGGAAACAGAAGTCGGCAAAATGACAACGCAGAAAATAGTGGCGGATTTTCAAAATGTCGATAGAACATTAACTGGCTCCAAGTCGGAGTCGGTGAAGGACACAAAACTATCTCCTGACCTTGTCGAGATCACCGAAAAAGAAAAACTGACGAAATCATTAGTGTGCTGTAATCCTTCACTAGTGTGa
- the LOC128181128 gene encoding uncharacterized protein LOC128181128, with product MTSLINSSVRLDMESAPTLRRSASVSRQLSTMAGRGKLLKLPIILVSVSLGILCGHLLFRISGSRSDSRSRESGLRLRETPERDSDSSFHQPPAEREGISIKKDMSIQFRTHQSKNYFINVGGTYPKSLEIFLQTYPASELFSLVSFIPDETYAPFYDAFDDHQLISPAWISASEEKEEQVPLQPFGEDEAMVNVPVVDLAAWLQNNTHPDDFVIVKMDIPEDEEEALMTKLVHTEAVEWIDKYYTTFPENQHHKLQTISEVYGLQIFGWDDVNETFSDFNDVNPVKVPPGAGFVKRDCRSSNSTDMFALFLYVKDLSVKSLRALKMLAAYNSDTDERLDIGVFLPYDLIVTYGDLAEDLFLKFQGGLYLEVEKYRNKTSNQLRNSVTRISNICAKFQTPMILQYILFSEQNEDIANSIISLRHQTVFYKLDDVASLISYPFEDSMAGFKPKSGTIYSLSVEENDNEKLAVYLLKHCEEQLISLIKCAIP from the coding sequence ATGACAAGCCTGATAAATAGTTCTGTAAGACTAGATATGGAAAGTGCACCAACATTAAGGAGATCAGCCTCTGTCTCGCGACAGCTGTCCACAATGGCGGGTAGAGGGAAACTCTTAAAATTACCCATAATCCTCGTATCAGTTTCTCTTGGGATATTGTGTGGACACTTACTATTCCGGATTTCTGGTTCTCGATCGGACTCGAGGTCACGTGAGAGTGGTCTCAGACTACGTGAAACGCCAGAGAGAGACTCGGATTCTTCTTTTCATCAGCCACCAGCCGAAAGAGAGGGCATCAGTATTAAAAAAGATATGAGCATACAGTTCCGGACACACCAGTCCAAGAATTATTTCATCAACGTCGGAGGAACGTATCCAAAGAGCCTAGAAATATTTCTACAGACTTATCCGGCATCCGAACTTTTTTCTCTTGTGTCTTTCATACCGGATGAGACGTACGCGCCATTTTACGATGCGTTTGACGACCATCAGTTAATCAGCCCGGCGTGGATTAGCGCAAGCGAGGAAAAGGAAGAGCAGGTTCCACTCCAACCGTTTGGAGAAGATGAAGCCATGGTTAATGTACCCGTGGTTGACCTAGCAGCATGGCTTCAGAACAATACTCACCCGGACGACTTTGTAATCGTGAAAATGGATATTCCTGAGGACGAAGAAGAGGCTCTGATGACGAAGCTGGTTCACACCGAAGCCGTGGAGTGGATCGACAAATACTACACCACATTTCCCGAGAATCAACACCACAAGCTGCAGACCATCTCCGAGGTGTACGGGCTTCAGATCTTCGGCTGGGATGATGTGAACGAGACTTTCAGTGATTTTAATGACGTCAACCCGGTGAAAGTTCCGCCCGGGGCGGGCTTTGTGAAGAGGGATTGTAGATCCTCTAACTCCACAGACATGTTCGCTTTGTTCCTGTATGTTAAAGATTTGTCAGTGAAATCTTTACGCGCTCTGAAGATGCTGGCGGCCTATAACAGTGATACAGACGAAAGACTGGATATCGGAGTTTTTCTGCCGTATGATTTGATTGTGACTTATGGCGATTTAGCAGAGgacctttttttaaagttccaAGGGGGTCTCTACTTAGAAGTAGAAAAATATCGAAACAAGACGAGCAACCAGCTGAGGAATTCCGTTACCAGGATCTCGAACATATGTGCAAAGTTTCAAACCCCGATGATTTTGCAGTACATATTGTTTTCTGAACAAAACGAAGACATTGCtaattctatcatttcattacGCCATCAAACCGTGTTTTATAAGCTTGATGACGTGGCATCACTGATTTCATATCCGTTTGAAGATTCGATGGCTGGGTTCAAACCGAAATCTGGAACAATTTATTCACTAAGTGTTGaagaaaatgataatgaaaaacttGCCGTGTATTTATTGAAACATTGCGAAGAACAATTGATTTCACTCATAAAATGTGCTATTCCGTGA